A stretch of the Lactuca sativa cultivar Salinas chromosome 9, Lsat_Salinas_v11, whole genome shotgun sequence genome encodes the following:
- the LOC111878673 gene encoding uncharacterized mitochondrial protein AtMg00810-like — protein sequence MEEKHLNLNVGGEGFEPDDMFEDAPLDFDPAYPPLYRWKRNHPKEQVLGDPQAGVLTRAQLCAKNEKVGDYLMLVQIYVDDIIFGSTNPSLSSEFEHMMKNQFKMSMMGKINNFLGLNIRQSKDGIFINPEKYSRNLLEKFGLMNSSKLPAPMAVGTRLGTLLDKNVVDITLYTSMIGSLLYLTANRHDIIFVVCNCAVYQSNPRVPHLTGVKNTFRYLKGTVLFGLWYPSKTRFSIQVFSDADLGGCHHY from the exons ATGGAGGAGAAGCATTTGAATTTGAATGTTGGTg GTGAAGGTTTTGAACCAGATGATATgttcgaagatgcacctttggatttCGATCCTGCGTATCCACCTCTGTACAGATGGAAacgaaatcatcccaaagaacaagTTCTTGGTGATCCTCAAGCTGGAGTGTTGACCAGAGCTCAGCTTTGTGCTAAAAATGAG AAAGTGGGGGATTActtgatgcttgttcaaatttacgtcgatgatattatttttggttcgACTAACCCTTCATTGTCTAGTGAATTTGAACATATGATGAAAAATCAATTCAAGATGAGTATGATGGGTAAGATTAATAATTTTCTGGGATTGAATATTCGTCAAAGTAAAGATGGAATTTTCATAAATCCAGAGAAGTATTCTCGAAATCTGCTCGAGAAGTTTGGCTTGATGAATAGTTCGAAATTGCCAGCACCAATGGCAGTCGGCACACGCTTAGGCACTTTGTTGGATAAGAATGTTGTCGATATTACTTTGTACACGAGCATGATCGGTTCGTTACTATACTTAACTGCTAATAGACATGACATTATATTTGTTGTTTGTAATTGTGCCGTGTATCAGTCAAATCCCAGGGTACCCCATCTAACAGGTGTAAAGAATACTTTTCGCTATCTCAAAGGGACGGTTTTGTTTGGTTTATGGTACCCTTCGAAAACAAGATTTTCCATTCAAGTGTTTTCTGATGCAGATCTTGGTGGATGTCATCATTACTGA